In Paenibacillus sp. 1781tsa1, one DNA window encodes the following:
- a CDS encoding ArpU family phage packaging/lysis transcriptional regulator, which translates to MELMLPELDRRKTQTAVEAALEKYRIYKTIAFEEREVMMTASYAERFHGATNVTGDSTARTAIYNVDVQRARQAYCDTIDFVVSRLSEKERVLVCERYLKDDDVFDYKVYNHVFDPPVSKDTYTKIRTRAFYKMALALSDRGLINMEPLSVSRKERQKLG; encoded by the coding sequence ATGGAATTGATGCTGCCTGAATTGGATCGACGCAAAACGCAAACGGCTGTTGAAGCTGCGCTGGAGAAATATCGAATCTATAAAACGATTGCATTTGAAGAACGAGAGGTTATGATGACGGCAAGTTATGCCGAGCGTTTCCACGGTGCAACCAATGTGACGGGGGATTCCACGGCCAGAACGGCGATCTACAATGTGGATGTGCAACGCGCGCGTCAGGCATATTGCGATACGATTGATTTTGTGGTGTCCCGCCTGAGTGAAAAGGAACGTGTACTCGTATGCGAACGATATCTGAAAGACGATGATGTGTTTGACTATAAAGTGTATAACCATGTCTTTGATCCACCTGTCAGCAAGGATACGTATACGAAGATTCGTACGCGTGCTTTCTACAAAATGGCGCTGGCTCTGTCAGATCGAGGTCTGATTAATATGGAGCCTTTGTCTGTGTCACGGAAAGAGCGGCAGAAGCTGGGTTGA
- a CDS encoding GAF domain-containing sensor histidine kinase, whose product MSEEVGMQEMVTLKTIAETLNTSNDLNFMLDTVVGKLLELTGLTAGWMFLINERGDYACVSDYNLPPALLRKDKEPMRTGTCWCVNRFKDGQLNHAVNIINCKRLEDAVEFQWGDTHDITHHATVPLRSGDKMLGLLNVAAPAKEHFSDSELALLQGVAYQIGSAMERMRLYRAEQQRADLYAKLGEFSAALGIAVNGCSNADAFSLQVVQLLGQHYDWPFAAMIQQKNGMFVLQAAYADDKVRALSSVLVSSAANHMNRVIHSHRATSLSTIEMAEIFTLCEPDQTMHSIASGIAAPLPYHTPGETGILVIGIGTAGPAQEDREVLEALAEHIATSWESLKLAENRRELARLEERNRLARDLHDSVNQILFSLSLTAKGAESMLSGSEQLHPAAEAMKDIRALSQEALKEMRALIMQLRPAGLEAGLLHALQEYGTSQGLQVVLNRTGMRSLPRNIEEALWRIGQEALNNVRKHADDPSAEVTLKLSDHEVVFTVTDQGKGGANRPKVSSGSSLGLSIMKERAESLGGRLEIVSSSRKGTTVTAVIPLPFESV is encoded by the coding sequence ATGTCGGAAGAAGTCGGAATGCAGGAAATGGTCACGTTGAAGACAATCGCGGAAACGCTCAATACGTCCAATGACCTGAACTTCATGCTGGATACCGTGGTCGGCAAATTACTGGAGTTGACCGGATTAACGGCAGGCTGGATGTTTCTGATTAATGAACGTGGAGACTATGCTTGTGTTTCGGATTACAATCTGCCCCCGGCATTACTGCGTAAAGATAAAGAGCCCATGCGAACGGGTACCTGCTGGTGTGTAAACCGCTTTAAGGATGGTCAACTCAATCATGCGGTCAACATCATTAACTGTAAACGGTTGGAGGATGCCGTGGAATTCCAATGGGGAGATACCCATGATATTACCCACCATGCGACTGTTCCGTTAAGATCAGGTGATAAGATGTTGGGCTTGCTCAACGTGGCTGCACCAGCCAAGGAACATTTCAGCGACAGTGAACTGGCACTGTTACAGGGCGTGGCGTACCAGATTGGTAGTGCGATGGAGCGAATGAGATTGTATCGTGCGGAGCAGCAACGAGCTGATCTGTATGCCAAGCTGGGGGAGTTCAGTGCGGCCTTGGGTATTGCGGTGAACGGATGCAGCAATGCGGATGCTTTTTCGTTACAAGTTGTACAGCTGCTTGGTCAGCATTATGATTGGCCTTTTGCCGCAATGATCCAGCAGAAAAACGGAATGTTCGTTTTGCAGGCAGCCTATGCAGATGATAAGGTTCGAGCATTATCAAGTGTTCTGGTATCTTCAGCGGCAAACCACATGAACCGAGTAATCCATAGTCACCGTGCCACATCTCTATCTACAATAGAGATGGCTGAGATCTTTACTCTGTGTGAGCCTGACCAGACTATGCATTCCATTGCCTCGGGAATTGCTGCTCCCCTTCCGTACCATACACCAGGGGAAACGGGAATTCTGGTGATCGGAATAGGAACAGCAGGTCCTGCGCAGGAAGACCGTGAAGTGCTGGAAGCTTTGGCCGAGCATATTGCGACCTCATGGGAGAGTCTGAAGTTGGCGGAGAATCGCCGCGAACTGGCACGACTCGAAGAGAGAAACCGGTTGGCTCGCGATCTCCATGATTCGGTTAATCAGATTCTATTTTCACTATCGTTAACTGCTAAAGGCGCGGAAAGTATGTTATCCGGCTCGGAACAGTTGCACCCGGCAGCGGAAGCGATGAAGGATATTCGGGCTTTGTCTCAGGAAGCTCTCAAGGAAATGCGCGCATTAATTATGCAGCTCCGTCCCGCGGGACTGGAAGCAGGGCTGCTCCATGCGTTACAGGAATACGGCACCAGCCAGGGTCTTCAAGTGGTGTTGAATCGGACGGGAATGCGGTCTTTACCGCGTAATATAGAAGAAGCATTGTGGAGAATCGGACAGGAAGCGCTGAATAATGTACGGAAACACGCGGATGATCCTTCTGCTGAGGTCACCCTCAAGTTAAGTGATCATGAAGTGGTGTTCACCGTCACAGATCAGGGAAAAGGTGGTGCGAACAGGCCAAAAGTATCGTCTGGAAGTTCACTTGGCCTGTCCATTATGAAGGAACGGGCTGAATCGCTTGGAGGCAGGTTAGAAATAGTTAGTTCTT